A window of the Callospermophilus lateralis isolate mCalLat2 chromosome 7, mCalLat2.hap1, whole genome shotgun sequence genome harbors these coding sequences:
- the LOC143403664 gene encoding small ribosomal subunit protein eS4, X isoform, protein MTRGPKKHLKRVAAPKHWMLDKLTGVFAPRPSTGPHKLRECLPLIIFLRNRLKYALTGDEVKKICMQRFIKIDGKVGTDITYPAGFMDVISIDKTGENFRLIYDTKGRFAVHRITPEEAKYKLCKVRKIFVGTKGIPHLVTHDAQTIRYPDPLIKVNDTIQIDLETGKITDFIKFDTGNLCMVTGGANLGRIGVITNRERHPGSFDVVHVKDANGNSFATWLSNIFVIGKGNKPWISLPRGKGIRLTIAEERDKRLTAKQSSG, encoded by the coding sequence ATGACTCGTGGTCCCAAGAAGCATCTGAAGCGGGTAGCAGCTCCAAAGCATTGGATGCTGGATAAATTGACTGGTGTGTTTGCTCCTCGTCCATCCACTGGTCCCCACAAGCTGAGAGAATGTCTTCCTCTCATCATTTTTCTAAGGAACAGACTTAAGTATGCCCTGACAGGAGATGAAGTAAAAAAGATTTGCATGCAGCGCTTCATCAAGATTGATGGGAAAGTCGGAACCGATATAACCTACCCCGCCGGTTTTATGGATGTCATCAGCATTGATAAGACTGGAGAGAATTTCCGACTGATCTATGACACCAAGGGTCGTTTTGCTGTTCATCGCATTACACCTGAGGAGGCCAAGTACAAATTGTGCAAAGTGAGAAAGATATTTGTGGGCACAAAAGGAATCCCTCATCTGGTGACTCATGATGCTCAAACCATTCGATACCCTGATCCCCTAATCAAGGTGAATGATACCATTCAGATTGATTTGGAGACTGGCAAGATTACTGACTTCATCAAGTTTGACACTGGTAACCTGTGTATGGTGACCGGAGGTGCTAACTTGGGAAGAATTGGTGTGATTACCAACAGAGAAAGACATCCTGGCTCTTTTGACGTGGTTCATGTGAAAGATGCCAATGGCAACAGCTTTGCCACCTGGCTCTCCAACATTTTTGTTATTGGCAAGGGCAACAAACCATGGATTTCTCTTCCCCGAGGAAAAGGAATCCGACTCACCATTGCTGAAGAAAGAGACAAGAGACTGACTGCCAAACAGAGCAGTGGGTGA